In Nitrosococcus oceani ATCC 19707, the following proteins share a genomic window:
- the lpdA gene encoding dihydrolipoyl dehydrogenase, translating into MSERYDVVIIGAGPAGYTAAIRCAQLGLQTACIDKWIAADGRPALGGTCLNAGCISSKALLDSSELYQRAQKEFAEHGIKVEQAGVDVTAMQARKDRLVHRLTANIAALFEDRQIKWLPGHGRLLEDNRVEFTPHGLDRPEILAAKSVVLASGSQPMELGAAPIDGERVVDSTGALSFQEVPQRLGIIGAGVIGVELGSVWTRLGAKVTLLEAQDTLLPMADITISQEAYKQFKDQGLDIRLGARVVSTRVSSKQVTVCYRIGEKEYELEVDKLVVAVGRQPCLDNLFALEAGLLLDERGFIHVDEYGTTNLPGVYAVGDVVRGPMLAHKGSQEGIAVAETIAEGKKTAVKRNSIPWVIYTEPEIAWAGRTEQALRDADIDVRVGTFYFADSARANVMSGSKGLVKIIADAMTDQILGVHIIGPWASELIAEAVLAMEFAASSEDLARTIHAYPSLAEALHEAALDVDNRAIHKIGRKKE; encoded by the coding sequence ATGTCTGAACGCTACGATGTTGTGATCATTGGCGCTGGGCCGGCTGGTTATACGGCGGCTATCCGGTGCGCTCAGCTTGGTTTGCAGACTGCTTGTATCGACAAGTGGATCGCTGCCGATGGCAGACCTGCTTTAGGAGGCACCTGTCTTAATGCAGGCTGCATCTCTTCCAAAGCCTTGCTGGACTCCTCGGAACTTTATCAACGGGCGCAAAAGGAGTTTGCCGAACATGGAATCAAGGTCGAGCAAGCCGGTGTGGATGTGACGGCGATGCAGGCCCGCAAGGACCGTCTGGTGCATCGTCTCACAGCAAATATCGCTGCGCTATTCGAGGACCGCCAGATCAAATGGCTTCCGGGGCATGGGCGGTTATTGGAAGATAATCGGGTGGAATTCACGCCCCATGGATTAGATCGTCCGGAGATACTGGCGGCGAAGAGCGTTGTTTTAGCCAGTGGTTCCCAGCCTATGGAACTAGGCGCGGCGCCCATTGATGGAGAGCGGGTGGTGGATTCCACGGGGGCCTTGTCATTCCAGGAAGTTCCTCAGCGTTTGGGAATTATTGGTGCTGGAGTCATTGGGGTAGAGCTAGGCAGTGTCTGGACCCGTCTAGGGGCAAAAGTGACTTTGCTTGAAGCTCAGGATACTCTTTTGCCAATGGCGGATATCACCATTTCCCAAGAAGCTTATAAGCAATTTAAAGACCAAGGGCTGGATATCCGTTTAGGTGCCCGCGTCGTTTCCACCCGCGTTAGCTCGAAGCAAGTGACTGTATGCTATCGGATCGGCGAAAAGGAGTATGAACTTGAGGTGGATAAGCTGGTCGTCGCCGTAGGGCGGCAGCCTTGTTTGGATAACCTTTTTGCCCTGGAAGCGGGTCTGTTATTGGATGAAAGGGGTTTCATCCATGTAGATGAGTATGGTACCACGAATCTCCCTGGGGTCTATGCGGTAGGAGATGTAGTGCGGGGTCCCATGCTAGCCCACAAGGGTTCCCAGGAAGGAATCGCGGTGGCAGAGACTATCGCCGAGGGTAAAAAAACCGCGGTGAAACGGAATAGCATCCCCTGGGTGATCTACACAGAGCCTGAAATCGCCTGGGCGGGACGTACCGAACAAGCTTTACGAGATGCCGATATTGATGTGCGCGTAGGCACCTTCTATTTTGCCGACTCTGCCCGTGCTAACGTAATGAGCGGCAGCAAAGGCTTGGTCAAAATAATAGCGGATGCCATGACCGATCAGATTCTAGGGGTCCACATTATTGGACCTTGGGCCTCGGAGCTGATTGCCGAAGCTGTGTTGGCCATGGAATTTGCTGCTAGCAGCGAAGATTTAGCGCGGACCATTCATGCCTATCCCAGCCTGGCGGAAGCATTACACGAAGCAGCCTTAGATGTGGATAATCGCGCCATTCATAAGATAGGGCGGAAAAAAGAATAA